Proteins encoded within one genomic window of Peptococcaceae bacterium:
- a CDS encoding type II secretion system F family protein, which produces MLPVAAGLLFGVWFVISFFLFYPPGSPSPQDVIRNKKLLEFALNLHKYQAEAQAVGWQITRKEVRLILLSAVLAAAAVSYLTRNPFVPLAGLVAGYYLPGFLIRKKKHSLKLNMITGLTDPLRMLLSRLPDQQNVTRAIESARDNSTNPSIRKLFDAYVNDVALGGSTRDALCNLKRKVGLRKFDLFVDNLIQAHYEGFTAEAIKALDKAVEAMEFDLLAVNKVKAQSRNQKRKLYLALGTAWLFPPILSLMNTGAQNVYLNTIQGKVLMLFYIAGTIYVYVKGEDYLSLNLDEL; this is translated from the coding sequence ATGTTGCCTGTAGCTGCCGGATTGCTGTTTGGAGTTTGGTTTGTTATTTCCTTTTTTCTTTTTTACCCGCCCGGTTCGCCCAGTCCCCAAGATGTTATAAGGAATAAAAAGCTTCTTGAGTTTGCCCTGAACCTGCACAAATACCAAGCGGAGGCGCAGGCTGTGGGCTGGCAAATCACAAGAAAAGAAGTGCGTTTAATTCTGCTCTCGGCTGTTTTGGCCGCTGCCGCCGTTTCATACCTGACCCGCAACCCGTTTGTTCCGCTTGCCGGCTTGGTTGCAGGGTATTACCTGCCTGGTTTTCTCATCCGGAAAAAAAAGCACAGCCTGAAACTAAACATGATCACCGGCCTGACCGATCCCTTGAGAATGCTTTTATCAAGGCTTCCTGACCAGCAAAACGTTACAAGAGCAATTGAAAGCGCCCGCGATAATTCGACAAATCCCAGCATCCGCAAGCTTTTTGACGCGTACGTAAACGATGTGGCTTTGGGAGGGAGCACCAGGGATGCCCTTTGCAACTTAAAAAGAAAAGTGGGGCTGCGAAAATTTGACCTCTTTGTTGACAATCTCATTCAGGCCCATTACGAAGGTTTTACGGCGGAAGCAATAAAAGCCCTTGACAAGGCGGTGGAAGCGATGGAATTTGACCTGCTTGCAGTAAATAAGGTAAAAGCACAAAGCAGGAACCAAAAACGCAAATTGTACCTGGCCCTGGGGACGGCCTGGCTGTTTCCTCCCATTCTATCACTGATGAACACAGGCGCACAAAACGTTTATTTAAATACAATACAGGGCAAAGTTCTCATGCTGTTTTACATCGCCGGCACCATTTACGTATACGTCAAAGGAGAAGATTACTTAAGCCTCAACCTTGACGAGCTTTGA